One part of the Saprospiraceae bacterium genome encodes these proteins:
- a CDS encoding amino acid permease: protein MHTIIQQKNKLGLWTSTSLVVGNMIGSGVFLMPAALASFGSISLIGWVFSTIGAFFLAKVFSNLSKLLPIADGGPYAYSQKGFGDFVGFLVAWGYWISIWCANAAISVSFVSALSTFFPALAYNSYLAIGTGLSAIWFLSWINTKGIVHSGKLQLITTILKILPLIFIGIFGLFYINLDNFIPYNATGKSDFAAISSAATLSFFAFLGLECATIPSSNVSNPEKTISKATMLGTLLTSVIYILSSFSILGMIPASELTHSVTPFADAAAILWGDQARYWVSAGVAIAAFGALNGWILIQGQIPFAVAKDKLFPPLFSKLNSNGVPALGIIISSLLVSILMVMNYSKALVEQYKFLILLSTLTVLVPYLFSSAAYIILKFGKKSMDSQSSWMQSIMIASFAFLFSLWAIAGSGQETVYWGFILLMSGIPFYVLIKFLKKKTD, encoded by the coding sequence ATGCATACTATAATTCAGCAAAAGAATAAGTTGGGTTTATGGACAAGCACTTCATTAGTGGTTGGAAACATGATAGGCTCCGGGGTATTTTTAATGCCGGCTGCACTTGCTAGTTTTGGTAGTATAAGTTTGATTGGTTGGGTTTTTTCAACAATTGGTGCTTTCTTTCTCGCAAAAGTATTTAGCAATTTAAGTAAGTTGCTCCCAATAGCTGATGGTGGTCCCTATGCTTATTCTCAAAAAGGATTTGGAGATTTTGTTGGATTCCTAGTAGCCTGGGGTTATTGGATATCCATTTGGTGCGCTAATGCTGCGATCAGTGTATCTTTTGTGAGTGCTTTAAGCACCTTTTTTCCGGCTCTTGCATATAATTCATACCTGGCAATCGGTACTGGATTATCTGCAATTTGGTTTTTAAGCTGGATTAATACGAAAGGTATTGTCCACTCCGGAAAATTGCAATTAATAACCACAATTTTAAAAATATTGCCTTTAATTTTTATTGGAATTTTTGGTTTATTTTATATAAATCTGGATAATTTTATACCTTATAATGCTACTGGAAAATCTGATTTTGCAGCCATATCATCAGCTGCTACGCTAAGCTTCTTTGCATTTTTAGGTTTAGAATGTGCAACGATCCCCTCAAGCAATGTTTCGAATCCAGAAAAAACAATTTCTAAAGCAACCATGCTAGGCACTTTGTTGACAAGTGTAATTTACATCCTAAGTAGTTTCAGTATTCTTGGAATGATTCCAGCTAGTGAATTGACACATTCTGTTACGCCTTTTGCAGATGCAGCAGCAATTCTTTGGGGAGATCAAGCTCGATATTGGGTAAGTGCTGGTGTCGCCATTGCTGCCTTTGGTGCTTTAAATGGTTGGATTTTAATTCAAGGCCAAATACCTTTTGCTGTTGCAAAAGATAAATTATTTCCTCCTCTATTTTCCAAATTAAATAGTAATGGTGTTCCTGCTCTTGGAATTATAATTTCCAGCCTTTTAGTTTCTATATTAATGGTAATGAATTATTCAAAAGCATTAGTTGAACAGTATAAGTTTTTAATTTTACTTTCTACTTTAACAGTTTTAGTTCCATATCTTTTTTCATCGGCAGCATATATTATTCTTAAATTCGGAAAAAAAAGCATGGACTCCCAATCAAGTTGGATGCAATCGATTATGATAGCTTCCTTTGCTTTTCTCTTTTCTTTGTGGGCAATCGCTGGCTCCGGTCAAGAAACTGTATATTGGGGCTTTATATTATTAATGTCTGGCATTCCGTTTTATGTACTTATTAAATTCTTGAAAAAGAAAACAGACTAA
- a CDS encoding dihydrofolate reductase: MNDTSSVNRNVILYIASSLDGYIATSEGDLSFLSSVQDENEDYGYSAFIKTIDTVIMGRKTYDWVMNHAQEFPHLEKTVYIITRTARPAKGNIQFYTGELKHLIHELKSNPGKNIFIDGGAEIVNILLKDGLIDELIISVIPTLLGDGIKLFKTGCPQQILKLKKIERYPTELIQLHYIVKRTS; encoded by the coding sequence ATGAATGACACCTCTTCTGTGAACAGGAATGTGATTTTATATATTGCAAGCAGTCTTGATGGCTACATTGCCACATCAGAAGGCGATTTAAGTTTTCTGTCTTCAGTTCAGGATGAAAATGAGGACTATGGTTATTCAGCTTTTATTAAAACTATCGATACTGTGATCATGGGAAGGAAAACTTATGATTGGGTAATGAATCATGCTCAGGAATTTCCTCACTTAGAAAAAACAGTTTACATAATAACCCGAACCGCAAGACCAGCTAAAGGAAATATACAATTTTATACCGGCGAATTGAAACACTTAATACATGAATTAAAATCAAATCCTGGTAAAAATATATTCATTGATGGAGGAGCAGAAATTGTAAATATACTTTTAAAGGATGGACTTATTGATGAACTTATAATCTCCGTAATACCTACCCTCCTTGGAGATGGAATTAAATTATTTAAAACTGGCTGTCCGCAGCAAATATTAAAACTTAAAAAAATAGAACGGTATCCAACTGAATTAATTCAACTTCATTATATCGTTAAACGGACAAGCTGA
- a CDS encoding GNAT family N-acetyltransferase, giving the protein MTQIRKALLTDLEPLVKLFDAYRVFYKKESDTEGAQRFLADRFINGESIIFIAETITNEIVGFVQLYPLFSSTRMKRLWLLNDLYVDPVFRNKKISIALIDACKKHCLDSDGCGVILETAKSNIIGNQLYPKVKFTLDQEHNYYSWEVE; this is encoded by the coding sequence ATGACACAAATCCGAAAAGCTTTATTAACAGATCTGGAACCACTCGTTAAATTATTTGATGCATATCGGGTTTTTTACAAGAAGGAATCAGATACAGAAGGCGCACAAAGATTTCTTGCTGACCGCTTCATAAATGGGGAGTCTATAATTTTTATTGCAGAAACAATTACCAATGAAATTGTTGGATTCGTACAATTATATCCCTTATTTTCATCTACCCGAATGAAAAGACTTTGGTTATTAAATGATTTATATGTGGATCCAGTGTTTCGGAATAAAAAAATATCGATAGCACTCATTGACGCTTGCAAAAAACATTGTTTAGATTCCGATGGTTGTGGCGTGATTCTGGAAACCGCTAAGTCCAATATTATTGGAAATCAACTATATCCTAAAGTTAAATTTACATTAGATCAAGAGCATAATTATTATAGCTGGGAAGTCGAATAG
- the truA gene encoding tRNA pseudouridine(38-40) synthase TruA, translated as MRFLLELSYRGTSYFGWQVQSEGTTVQGVLQEKLSLLLQQVVEIVGCGRTDSGVHASQYFAHFDVPESCVNQLFLKSMNAMLPKDIAILSITQVADDFHARFDAILRKYIYRIHLNKDPFAPFYSYYLRETNFLSIDLLNQAAKLILQIEDFRSFVKTGNELENFYCKIYESQWIQIDENHFEYHIAANRFVRGMVRLIVGMSINFTLNKITMDQIENDLKAYRQITKSWSISAEGLSLVEIQYPKNKLKQL; from the coding sequence TTGCGATTTTTACTTGAGTTATCATATAGAGGAACTTCCTATTTCGGTTGGCAAGTGCAATCTGAAGGAACGACTGTACAAGGTGTACTTCAGGAGAAGTTATCTTTATTATTGCAACAGGTAGTCGAAATTGTTGGTTGTGGCAGGACTGATTCAGGGGTTCATGCATCTCAATATTTTGCTCATTTTGATGTTCCTGAAAGTTGTGTAAATCAGCTTTTTCTTAAATCCATGAACGCAATGCTTCCAAAGGATATCGCAATTCTTTCTATAACGCAAGTAGCAGATGATTTTCATGCTCGTTTTGATGCAATTTTAAGAAAATATATATATCGAATTCATCTTAATAAAGATCCATTCGCTCCTTTTTATAGTTATTATTTAAGAGAAACAAATTTTCTTTCAATTGATTTATTAAACCAAGCAGCTAAATTGATTTTGCAAATAGAAGATTTCAGATCTTTTGTCAAAACGGGCAATGAACTTGAAAATTTTTATTGTAAAATTTATGAAAGTCAATGGATTCAAATTGATGAAAATCATTTTGAATACCATATAGCAGCGAATCGATTTGTAAGAGGTATGGTGCGTTTGATTGTCGGTATGTCAATTAATTTTACGCTAAATAAAATTACGATGGATCAAATAGAGAATGATCTAAAAGCGTATCGTCAAATAACAAAATCATGGAGTATTTCAGCTGAGGGCCTTAGCTTGGTAGAAATACAATATCCTAAGAACAAACTAAAGCAATTATAA
- the ygiD gene encoding 4,5-DOPA dioxygenase extradiol codes for MDRKLFLKSLSIIPVAAVFMKLNELYKVTETFSPTQRMPVLFLGHGSPMNAIEENEFVKGFRALGKTLPKPKAILCISAHWETNGTFVTAMAKPKTIHDFGGFPQALFDVQYPAPGSPSLANETKLLIQKTTVGLDENWGLDHGCWSVIKHLYPNADIPVIQMSLDYYKAAPYHYELAKELSALRNKGVLIVGSGNMVHNLGLVAWDKLNSSNYAFDWATEASEKLKKFILEGDHKSLIDYKSQGKAMNLAIPSPDHFLPLLYSLALQSKNDTLSLFNDKAVGGSLTMTSLKIEAS; via the coding sequence ATGGACAGAAAACTATTTTTGAAAAGCCTAAGCATTATACCTGTAGCTGCTGTTTTTATGAAACTAAATGAACTTTATAAAGTAACTGAAACCTTCTCTCCAACACAGAGAATGCCTGTATTATTCTTGGGTCATGGCAGTCCAATGAATGCCATTGAAGAGAATGAATTCGTAAAAGGCTTTAGAGCGCTTGGAAAAACATTGCCAAAGCCAAAAGCAATACTTTGTATATCAGCACATTGGGAAACGAATGGAACATTTGTTACTGCAATGGCAAAACCAAAAACCATTCATGATTTTGGCGGATTTCCCCAAGCTTTGTTTGATGTACAATATCCTGCACCTGGAAGTCCCTCATTAGCAAATGAAACAAAATTATTAATTCAAAAAACAACAGTAGGACTAGATGAAAACTGGGGTTTAGATCATGGTTGCTGGAGCGTTATTAAGCATTTATATCCCAATGCAGATATCCCTGTCATTCAAATGAGCCTTGATTACTATAAGGCAGCTCCATATCACTATGAATTAGCGAAGGAGTTATCGGCACTCAGAAATAAAGGGGTACTTATAGTAGGTAGCGGGAATATGGTACATAATTTAGGGCTCGTTGCCTGGGATAAACTCAATTCAAGCAATTATGCATTCGATTGGGCGACGGAAGCGAGTGAAAAACTAAAAAAATTTATTCTAGAAGGTGACCATAAATCTTTAATTGACTATAAATCTCAAGGGAAGGCAATGAATCTTGCAATTCCTAGTCCGGATCATTTTTTACCATTACTCTATAGCTTAGCATTGCAAAGCAAAAACGATACATTAAGTCTTTTTAATGATAAAGCGGTTGGAGGATCTTTGACAATGACTTCCTTGAAAATTGAGGCTAGCTAA
- a CDS encoding DUF1572 family protein has product MEKDYLESAVKQFEYYKMLGEKTFNQVPDEFLFWQPNEESNSIAIIVKHLWGNMCSRWTDFLTTDGEKEWRQRDAEFYNDIHSRQELIDKWNEGWSCLFTAIKALNQKDLEKTVYIRNMGHSVMEAINRQLAHYPYHIGQIIYIGKMVCNQNWKSLSIPKGCSLEYNAAKFAQPQHKEHFTQEFLKPE; this is encoded by the coding sequence ATGGAAAAAGACTACTTGGAAAGTGCAGTAAAACAATTTGAATATTATAAAATGCTTGGAGAGAAAACATTTAACCAAGTTCCAGATGAATTTTTATTTTGGCAGCCTAATGAAGAAAGCAATAGCATTGCAATAATTGTCAAACACTTATGGGGTAATATGTGCTCCAGGTGGACAGATTTTTTAACAACGGATGGAGAAAAAGAATGGAGACAGCGGGATGCTGAATTTTATAACGATATCCACTCAAGACAAGAATTAATAGATAAATGGAATGAAGGGTGGAGCTGCTTATTTACGGCCATAAAAGCATTAAATCAAAAAGATCTAGAAAAGACCGTTTATATTAGAAATATGGGACATTCGGTAATGGAAGCAATCAATAGACAATTGGCTCATTATCCATATCATATTGGACAAATAATTTATATCGGAAAAATGGTTTGCAATCAAAATTGGAAATCTCTTTCGATTCCAAAAGGATGTTCTCTTGAATATAATGCAGCAAAATTTGCCCAACCTCAACATAAGGAACATTTTACTCAAGAATTTCTAAAGCCTGAATAA
- a CDS encoding DoxX family protein translates to MNSFIGLGKYLFALPIAVFGVLHFMHADGMAGMAPFGGAAVVYFVGACLVLFAVSVFLGKYDKLAAVLLAILMILFIVLIHRTAAMAGDMGSMLKDLAIAGGALMYAGSYSKDNSIIG, encoded by the coding sequence ATGAATTCATTTATCGGGCTTGGAAAGTATCTCTTCGCACTGCCGATTGCAGTATTTGGTGTTTTGCATTTTATGCATGCTGACGGAATGGCTGGAATGGCTCCATTTGGCGGTGCAGCAGTAGTGTATTTTGTTGGTGCTTGTTTAGTTCTCTTTGCAGTGAGTGTATTTTTAGGGAAGTATGACAAACTTGCGGCAGTATTATTAGCAATTTTAATGATTTTATTTATTGTTTTGATTCACCGCACTGCTGCTATGGCAGGTGATATGGGTTCCATGTTGAAAGATTTGGCTATTGCCGGTGGTGCCTTAATGTATGCCGGAAGCTATTCTAAGGATAATAGCATTATTGGCTAA
- a CDS encoding linear amide C-N hydrolase, producing the protein MKSNTILTTFILLLSTVCMACSALVLKKDQQIFMGKNFDWTFGDGYLIKNIRGVQKQAFITYTGIPTKWISKYGSITFNQNGKEMPYGGMNEKGLTIEMLWLEFTNYGDSSGKNYLNELEWIQYQLDNYESINEVLENLNKLQIRPIKGKIHYILADSSGNSVVIDFINNKPIVTNKMAHECQAITNYPATTSQLNYNKQIGKLKGTNSSHLHRYNVLQRELEAIQFKNIPITVEAVFESLENVKISKGKFKTYWSIAYDIKQKLIYFKTESCDKVKQMDIKLFNFEHEITACLINTKEKGSLNTKFKPYDVPANTDLLKISLLGLGLNLLEPVELSQHQFYFNSNQDNSYVRNYTTLVLLFKTIDSSLAYINFAIIASEENFLNQIPIAGGANGYNIDSNEYTWLLYGVQKGPYCVAVVQDKNRNRKIDLNEMGVAIEKYAFSKNCRLGDGKYPKFMDCSVPCATEKTEFELILSY; encoded by the coding sequence TTGAAATCTAATACGATCCTCACAACATTCATCCTACTGCTATCCACAGTGTGTATGGCTTGTTCAGCATTAGTCCTTAAAAAGGATCAACAAATTTTCATGGGTAAGAATTTTGATTGGACATTTGGTGATGGTTACCTCATTAAGAATATCAGAGGTGTCCAAAAACAAGCTTTTATTACATATACCGGAATTCCAACAAAATGGATTTCCAAATATGGGAGTATTACGTTTAACCAAAATGGAAAAGAAATGCCCTATGGTGGCATGAATGAAAAAGGATTAACAATTGAAATGCTTTGGTTAGAATTTACAAATTATGGCGACTCCTCTGGAAAAAACTATTTAAACGAATTAGAATGGATACAATATCAATTAGATAATTATGAATCCATAAATGAAGTTCTTGAAAATCTCAATAAACTTCAAATCAGACCAATTAAAGGAAAGATTCACTATATCCTGGCCGATTCAAGTGGAAACTCAGTAGTCATTGATTTTATAAACAACAAGCCGATCGTTACAAATAAAATGGCGCATGAATGCCAGGCAATCACAAATTACCCAGCAACCACATCACAATTAAACTATAATAAGCAAATTGGAAAATTAAAAGGTACTAACTCCAGTCATTTACATAGATATAATGTACTACAACGAGAACTAGAGGCAATACAATTTAAAAACATCCCAATTACAGTGGAAGCGGTTTTTGAATCCTTAGAGAATGTTAAAATTTCGAAAGGAAAATTCAAAACATATTGGAGTATAGCATATGACATAAAACAAAAACTGATTTACTTCAAAACAGAATCTTGTGATAAAGTCAAACAAATGGATATAAAACTATTCAATTTTGAACATGAAATAACAGCTTGTCTCATAAATACTAAAGAAAAAGGTTCATTAAATACTAAATTTAAACCTTATGATGTCCCTGCGAATACAGACTTACTTAAAATTAGCCTTTTAGGACTTGGACTAAATCTATTGGAGCCTGTGGAGCTTAGTCAACATCAATTTTATTTTAATTCAAATCAAGATAACTCCTATGTTCGCAACTATACCACCTTAGTATTATTATTTAAAACAATAGATTCAAGTTTAGCTTATATTAATTTTGCAATTATAGCTAGTGAAGAAAACTTTTTAAATCAAATACCAATTGCAGGAGGAGCAAATGGATACAATATTGATTCAAATGAATATACCTGGCTGCTTTATGGAGTTCAAAAAGGCCCATATTGTGTAGCGGTGGTTCAAGACAAAAATAGAAATCGAAAAATAGATTTAAATGAAATGGGGGTTGCAATAGAGAAATATGCATTCAGCAAAAACTGTAGATTAGGAGATGGAAAATATCCAAAATTTATGGATTGCTCCGTTCCTTGTGCAACTGAAAAAACAGAATTCGAATTAATTTTATCTTATTAA
- a CDS encoding serine hydroxymethyltransferase: MINDSLVNQLLFKELNRQRRGIELIASENFASLDVIRTMGSWLNNKYAEGYPGKRYYGGCEVIDEIENLAIDSLCSLFGAEYANVQPHSGAQANMAVQLSLLKPGDTIMGLNLAHGGHLTHGSPVNFSGKYFKVVSYGVNIETGRIDMESVYQKAIENKPKLIICGASAYSRDWDYSMFRKIADESGSILMADIAHPAGLIAAGHLNNPLPYCHIITSTTHKTLRGPRGGIIMMGKDFDNPIHKQDKKGNLLPMSQLLNSAVFPGIQGGPLEHVIAAKAVAFREAASDSYKSYTKQVIQNASAFSTAMEERGFKIISGGTDNHLFLVDVRSKNITGKEAEQLLIQADITTNKNMIPNDPAPPMTTSGIRLGTAALTSRGFKEADFIQAADWINYLVENRTDISKIKDTKSNINEYMKHFPLYPEIQSL; the protein is encoded by the coding sequence ATGATTAACGATTCCCTTGTCAATCAATTATTATTTAAAGAGTTAAACCGACAACGCAGAGGTATTGAACTCATAGCTTCAGAAAATTTTGCTAGCCTTGATGTAATTCGCACGATGGGCAGCTGGCTAAACAACAAATACGCAGAAGGATACCCAGGGAAACGGTATTATGGTGGCTGTGAAGTGATTGATGAAATTGAAAATCTTGCAATTGATTCTTTGTGCTCCTTGTTTGGCGCAGAATATGCCAATGTTCAACCCCATTCCGGTGCACAAGCGAATATGGCGGTTCAATTAAGTTTGTTGAAACCTGGAGACACCATCATGGGTCTTAATTTAGCTCATGGTGGGCATCTTACCCATGGGTCTCCTGTAAATTTTAGTGGTAAATATTTTAAAGTTGTATCCTATGGTGTAAATATTGAAACCGGAAGAATTGATATGGAATCAGTGTATCAGAAAGCTATAGAAAACAAACCAAAATTAATCATCTGTGGTGCTTCTGCATATTCCAGGGATTGGGATTATTCCATGTTTCGAAAAATCGCTGACGAAAGTGGTTCAATCTTAATGGCGGATATAGCCCATCCTGCAGGTTTAATTGCAGCAGGCCATTTAAATAATCCACTACCCTACTGTCATATTATTACATCTACTACTCATAAGACTTTAAGAGGTCCACGCGGAGGAATTATTATGATGGGTAAAGATTTTGATAACCCAATTCATAAACAAGATAAAAAAGGGAATCTTTTACCGATGTCACAACTTTTAAATAGTGCTGTATTTCCAGGCATACAAGGCGGTCCATTAGAACATGTAATTGCAGCCAAAGCAGTTGCATTCAGAGAGGCTGCATCAGATTCTTATAAAAGTTACACAAAGCAGGTAATTCAAAATGCATCTGCGTTTTCCACTGCCATGGAAGAGCGTGGATTTAAGATTATTTCCGGAGGTACCGACAATCATTTATTTCTAGTGGATGTACGTTCTAAAAATATTACAGGTAAGGAAGCTGAACAATTATTAATTCAAGCTGACATTACGACTAATAAAAACATGATTCCAAATGATCCAGCACCACCAATGACTACATCTGGTATTCGTTTAGGAACTGCTGCTTTAACATCTCGCGGATTTAAGGAAGCTGATTTTATCCAAGCGGCTGATTGGATTAATTATTTGGTTGAAAACAGGACTGATATAAGCAAAATTAAAGACACTAAATCTAATATAAATGAATACATGAAGCATTTCCCATTATATCCAGAAATTCAGTCTTTATAA
- a CDS encoding T9SS type A sorting domain-containing protein — protein sequence MKFYFNLFTLLGGLFIVFFTTSVLAQDKAPTAYCLTGVITVPIPVKGCVVIYAKDLDLGSFDDVTPSNKLKFYFNGVPEKDSIQICCHDFIAAGACDELLINLTMWVQDEVGNTDSCKTTLIIQDNLDICGGCDPPIYQINGDVICPDGGLLEATINLSGPGNFSRENYSHKIQYQDLFKQGEYTLCIHKNDNFTNGVTTADIVKIQRHILGIESISDPLKLIAADVNASSNITAADISELRKLILGVNPKFSKVPNWLFIPTDSITPGPFNTNVNFWANYCRKYIIKDSSFKNQNFIGIKMGDVNFNSRCSNLQSTKDRAKYRTKLNYQTKIVSNTLESAFHFKEINACNGLQFTLMFDQNLYTYAGLKKGALDISEDQISLMDLDRGKIHFVWNKNPLLDQLAIKNELFSIIWKKKTNIDKLPILDFDELGIKALYIDSNFNELDLDLMNIDKNEFDSFQILNIPNASNIQIKGSLSNDCQIKYSLLDIRGNVLFQTTKFIQAGYFNDHLETSLISLPGVYLLKLQSNFNQKLFKIILY from the coding sequence ATGAAATTTTATTTTAATCTATTCACCTTACTTGGAGGTCTTTTTATTGTTTTTTTTACCACTTCTGTTTTAGCTCAAGATAAAGCTCCTACAGCGTATTGTCTAACAGGCGTGATCACTGTGCCCATCCCGGTTAAAGGTTGTGTTGTTATTTATGCAAAAGACCTTGACCTAGGAAGTTTTGATGATGTCACACCTTCAAATAAATTGAAATTCTATTTTAACGGCGTTCCAGAAAAGGACTCCATTCAAATTTGTTGTCATGATTTTATAGCTGCAGGAGCATGCGATGAACTTTTGATTAACTTAACTATGTGGGTGCAAGATGAGGTTGGGAATACAGATTCCTGCAAAACAACACTTATTATTCAAGACAACTTAGACATATGCGGCGGATGCGACCCACCTATTTATCAAATCAATGGAGATGTCATATGTCCTGACGGAGGCTTATTGGAAGCAACAATTAATCTTTCTGGCCCTGGCAATTTTTCAAGAGAAAACTATTCACATAAAATCCAATACCAAGATTTATTTAAGCAAGGAGAATATACCTTATGCATTCATAAAAATGATAATTTTACAAATGGTGTAACAACGGCTGATATTGTAAAAATTCAAAGACATATTTTAGGGATAGAATCTATAAGTGACCCATTAAAATTAATAGCTGCTGATGTAAACGCGAGCTCCAATATAACGGCCGCTGATATTTCAGAACTAAGAAAATTGATTCTAGGAGTCAACCCTAAATTTAGCAAAGTCCCAAATTGGTTATTCATTCCAACAGATAGTATTACTCCCGGACCCTTTAATACCAATGTGAATTTCTGGGCTAACTATTGCAGAAAATATATTATTAAAGATAGTTCTTTCAAGAATCAGAATTTTATTGGAATCAAAATGGGCGATGTGAATTTCAATAGTCGTTGCTCTAATTTACAATCTACAAAAGATCGCGCCAAGTATCGGACAAAATTAAATTATCAAACTAAAATAGTTTCAAATACCTTGGAAAGCGCATTCCATTTTAAAGAAATAAATGCTTGTAATGGTTTGCAATTTACGCTTATGTTTGATCAGAATCTATATACATATGCAGGGCTTAAAAAAGGAGCCCTTGATATTTCTGAAGATCAAATATCATTAATGGATTTAGACCGTGGTAAAATTCATTTTGTGTGGAATAAAAATCCACTTCTTGATCAACTAGCAATTAAGAATGAATTATTTTCTATTATTTGGAAGAAAAAAACAAATATAGATAAACTTCCTATTTTGGATTTTGATGAGCTTGGCATCAAAGCATTATATATAGATTCTAATTTCAATGAACTGGATTTGGATTTGATGAATATTGATAAAAATGAATTCGATTCATTTCAAATCTTGAACATTCCAAATGCTAGCAATATTCAAATCAAAGGCAGCCTTTCGAATGACTGTCAAATAAAATATTCTCTACTCGATATAAGAGGTAATGTTCTATTCCAAACTACCAAATTTATACAAGCAGGATACTTTAACGACCATTTAGAAACATCCCTTATAAGCTTACCTGGAGTGTACCTGCTTAAATTGCAATCTAATTTTAACCAAAAACTTTTTAAAATAATACTATATTAA